From a single Leptospira levettii genomic region:
- a CDS encoding glutathione S-transferase N-terminal domain-containing protein, with amino-acid sequence MSAKLYTFPISHFSEKARWGLDLANYPYLLNPLIPGQHIQTLKPIVSDLYVPVLETDSEIVQGSGQILDLIEEKAFGSKSSEEEKQMEESIDTKIGKSLQTLLYHFILDYPEIVGKLFLLKPAQLSDTVPPPEHFELIALSLKRRYKITPKNIDAVKLALDECAKELIEVYKTKKFFNGKSFGRVDLTIASLMGMLVEPKESPAYPWFTSVTMPDSYLQWKKDLGYDFLFDKIKEFYKEFRIQSK; translated from the coding sequence ATGAGTGCAAAGCTTTATACATTTCCAATCTCTCACTTCTCCGAAAAAGCAAGATGGGGCCTCGACTTAGCTAACTATCCTTATTTGTTAAACCCTTTAATTCCTGGCCAACATATCCAAACCTTAAAACCAATAGTGAGTGATTTGTATGTTCCCGTTTTAGAAACTGATTCTGAAATTGTCCAAGGTTCGGGACAAATTTTAGATTTAATAGAAGAAAAAGCCTTCGGTTCTAAATCTTCCGAAGAAGAAAAACAAATGGAAGAATCAATCGATACAAAAATCGGAAAAAGCCTTCAAACTCTCTTATACCATTTTATTTTAGATTATCCAGAAATTGTTGGGAAACTTTTTTTACTCAAACCAGCACAACTTTCAGATACTGTTCCACCACCCGAACATTTTGAATTGATAGCCTTGTCGCTAAAACGAAGGTATAAAATTACTCCTAAAAACATCGATGCCGTAAAACTTGCCTTAGATGAATGTGCAAAAGAACTGATCGAAGTTTATAAAACAAAAAAGTTTTTTAATGGAAAATCATTTGGCAGGGTTGACTTAACCATTGCTAGTTTGATGGGAATGCTCGTAGAACCGAAAGAGTCCCCTGCTTATCCATGGTTTACTTCAGTCACAATGCCAGATTCATACCTCCAATGGAAAAAAGACCTTGGATACGATTTTTTGTTTGATAAAATTAAGGAATTTTACAAAGAATTTCGGATCCAGTCCAAATAA
- the cutA gene encoding divalent-cation tolerance protein CutA, which translates to MEIEIEYVTVYTTFPSKVEAKETAKILVTEKLAACANLIDQMESIYVWNEQLEESTEVVCLLKTTMEKSIPLMQRIRDLHSYETPCIVCWPILKGNPDYLDWIRNSL; encoded by the coding sequence ATGGAAATTGAAATTGAATATGTAACAGTTTATACCACTTTTCCCTCTAAAGTGGAAGCAAAAGAGACGGCAAAGATTCTCGTAACAGAAAAACTCGCAGCTTGTGCAAATCTAATTGATCAAATGGAATCGATTTATGTCTGGAATGAACAATTAGAGGAATCAACCGAAGTAGTTTGTTTATTGAAAACCACCATGGAAAAATCAATACCACTCATGCAGAGGATAAGAGATTTACATTCTTATGAAACACCCTGCATTGTTTGTTGGCCTATTCTGAAAGGGAATCCAGATTATTTGGACTGGATCCGAAATTCTTTGTAA